The window GGGGCAGCACGAAGAGGCCCCCTTGGGGGCCGGATTTGAATCGTTTTAATCGCTGCGAAAGTAAGCTTCTGGATCACGAGGCGTCAAGAAGCGTGCACGACACGGATTCCTGGAGGCGCGGCCCGCTTCCGGCGCCTGCGCGGCCCGTGTCAGACCATGGCCTCGTCGACGTAGCACCAGCGCCAGTTCTCGCCCGGCTCCAGCGACTGCACGACCGGGTGGCCGGCTCCGGCCGCGTGCCGGCGGGCGTGCTTCAGCGGAGAGGAGTCGCAGCATCCGACGTGTCCGCAGGTCAGGCACAACCTGAGATGTGTCCAGGGCGAGGCGAGACGAAGGCATTCCTCGCAGCCCTGAGGGGTGCGGGCCGTAACGGCCCGGACGAGCGCGAGATGCGGATCGGGTTGCGGCATGGCGGGCCTCCTCACGGAGCGGGCGGACACCGGTGGTCCGTGGTCCGATCCTCGTCCGGCCCGGTCGACGTCCACCTCGTCCAGCGTGACCTGTCCGGCGCACTCCCGCGCGACCTGCTCCGGCACGCGGCTCCGGCCCGCCCGCGGCCGACGGCCTTCGTGACGACAGGGCCTAGCGGCGGATGTTCTCCACCTCGCCGAAACCGCCCGCCGGGCTCCAGCGCAACCGGGTGAGCCACTCGGTGGACGATCGCGAGAACAGCAGGTCCTCGGTGCCGGTCACCGCCCGGGCCTTCTCCCAGCCGTCGAAGTCCTTGGTGGCCTTGGTGTCCCACGTCGACAGGTTCCGGGTGCCGACCGCGGCGAGGGACTCCGTCGGCGGTTCGCCGTCCGAGCAGTAGACACCCCAGTTCGCCATGACCGCGACCGTGCCGCGGATCGCCTTCAGCGTGATGCCCTGGCAGGAGTCGCCCTCGGTCGCGTACACCAGACGGGGCTTGCTCCACGGGCCGCCCGCGGTGTCCTGGTGCTGCTCCATGAGCCCTCGTCCGGCGGCGTAGTACATACCCACGCGGCGGCCGTCGGCCCACTCGATCTCCTCGACGAAGCGGGCGTGCGACGGCGAAGGACGGGACGCAGAGGCGGTGGGGGAGCCGGAGCCGGATCCCTCGGCTCCGGCTTCCGTGCTGCCGCAGGCCGCGGTCACCGCCACCAGCACTGCCGACGTGCCGACCCAGGCCGACAACCGGGCCCTGTGTACTCGTCGCATAGGTCTCTCCCGGCCCTCACCACGTCAGGTTCTGCGCGAACGGTCCATGTGATCATGCCCCGGCCGCATGGAGGTACGCGGCACCCGTGGACGGCGCATCGCTCATCTGAAGACGTTGTCCGCGTCGTCCCAGTTGTACGGATCGGCGGGCATGAGGCTCCTGGGGGCGCGCGTGGACGACTGGTACATCGCGTCGATCTCGGCGGCGTACCGGTGCGCGATGGCGTCCCTGCGCAACTTCATCGACGGGGTGAGCATCCCGTTGGAGAGGTCGAACGGTTCGGGCAGTACCCGGTACACGCGGATGGACTCCGAGCGCGACACGGTGCTGTTGGCCGCGGCGACGGCGCGGTTGATCTCCTCGCGCAGGGCGTTCTCCTCGCGCGTCTCGCGGTCGTGCGCCTCGCCCGGGATGGCGTGGACGGAGCGCCAGTGCGCGAGGAACTCGGGATCGAGGGTGATCAGAGCCCCCACGCAGGGCCGGTTGTCACCCACGACCACCGCCTGGTGGATGAGCGGATGGACCCGCAGGCGCTCTTCGAGGGCCGCGGGTGCGACGCTCTTGCCGCCGCTGGTGATGACGATGTCCTTCTTGCGGCCGGTGATGCTCAGATACCCCTCGTTGTCGAGGCGGCCGATGTCACCGGTGGCGAGCCAGCCGTCGCGCAGCGCAGCCCGGTTGCCCGCCGCGTCGTTGACGTAGCCCTGGAAGACCGAGGGGCCCCGCACGAGGATCTCCCCGTCGTCGGCCACGTGGATCTCCGTGTCGGGCAGAGGCTGTCCGACGGTGCCGAGTTTCTCCCGGCCGACGGGCTGGGCCGTGATGCCGCCGCTCGTCTCCGTGAGTCCGTACCCGTCATGGACGAAGATCCCGATTCCCGAGTAGAACAGGGCGAGTTCACGGTTCAGGGGAGAGCCGCCCGACACTGCGCCGCACACCCTTCCGCCCAGTGCCGCGCGGAGTTTGCGGTACACCGTCTTGTCGTAGAGGGCGTGCTGCATCCGTAGATCGAAGCCGGGCCCCGGGCCGGTCCCGAGCCGGTGCCGTTCGGCGGCCGCCGCGAAGTCCTGCGCGGTGCGGACCGCGCGCTCGAACAGGGCGCCCCGGCCCGCCTCCTGGGCCTTGCGGAGGAAGTTCTTGTAGAGCTTCTCGAAGACGAAGGGGACGGCGTAGAGATAGGTCGGCCGGAAGGACAGCAGGGCGTCGGCCAGGGTCTCCGCGCGCAGGTCGGGTTCGTGG of the Streptomyces aurantiacus genome contains:
- a CDS encoding UBP-type zinc finger domain-containing protein, whose translation is MPQPDPHLALVRAVTARTPQGCEECLRLASPWTHLRLCLTCGHVGCCDSSPLKHARRHAAGAGHPVVQSLEPGENWRWCYVDEAMV
- a CDS encoding AMP-dependent synthetase/ligase translates to MHPLEVSRPAPPLMQGGLADSLFETADRDPLLPQLARRSDASPPVWSPVTAIELRDEVVDVARGFIAAGIFPGHRVAVMARTRYEWTVLSYALWTVGAEIVPIYPTSSHEQVGWILRDAGCVAVVVEDEQSIMTVGSVCASLPALRHVWQLDAGALADLAESGRSVPFTTVESMRRIVLPDSTAVIAYTSGTTGHPKGCALSHSSLASPCDTLLAGWGHTAAPPGQQPAILAFLPFSHVYGLMIQGLCMRGGMLMGHEPDLRAETLADALLSFRPTYLYAVPFVFEKLYKNFLRKAQEAGRGALFERAVRTAQDFAAAAERHRLGTGPGPGFDLRMQHALYDKTVYRKLRAALGGRVCGAVSGGSPLNRELALFYSGIGIFVHDGYGLTETSGGITAQPVGREKLGTVGQPLPDTEIHVADDGEILVRGPSVFQGYVNDAAGNRAALRDGWLATGDIGRLDNEGYLSITGRKKDIVITSGGKSVAPAALEERLRVHPLIHQAVVVGDNRPCVGALITLDPEFLAHWRSVHAIPGEAHDRETREENALREEINRAVAAANSTVSRSESIRVYRVLPEPFDLSNGMLTPSMKLRRDAIAHRYAAEIDAMYQSSTRAPRSLMPADPYNWDDADNVFR